One Cryptomeria japonica chromosome 9, Sugi_1.0, whole genome shotgun sequence genomic window carries:
- the LOC131858403 gene encoding uncharacterized protein LOC131858403 gives MLRKEAKIDWTAETLDVFIAIKRAITEESVLISPDFSKPFLIFSFTSCHTVAAVLLQKNKDGYEQPITYFSKSLSPTKIKYEINEKKAYALVKTAKHFRSYLVRAKVIAYVPNAAYKGTLVKANTEGNTKEEKLKILQEEIDQAMKEMTLERGRLLLKDARILIYSGWDMRSALLFDSFLKKQGPDKQIMPDVIYKIFMGSGYDPDQKALMLWALYPKEKMPLLVDIDEAFGYLMVQQVGKTNPRVTAKLNLGVAKPNQDQVEFLVRENWTCKGLYEKASKEVQ, from the exons ATGTTACGAAAGGAAGCTAAAATAGACTGGACTGCTGAAACATTGGATGTATTTATAGCCATCAAGAGGGCAATAACTGAAGAATCTGTGTTGATATCACCAGATTTCAGTAAACCATTCTTGATATTCTCCTTTACTTCTTGTCACACAGTAGCAGCGGTACtattacaaaagaataaagatggtTATGAACAACCAATTACATACTTCAGCAAATCTTTGAGCCCTACTAAAATAAAGTATGAGATAAATGAAAAGAAAGCCTATGCCCTTGTAAAAACAGCCAAACACTTCAGGTCATATCTAGTGCGGGCAAAGGTGATAGCTTATGTCCCCAATGCAGCG TACAAAGGGACATTAGTCAAAGCCAATACAGAAGGGAATACCAAGGAAGAGAAGCTCAAAATACTGCAGGAGGAAATAGACCAAGCCATGAAGGAAATGACGCTTGAAAGGGGAAGACTATTACTTAAAGATGCTAGGATATTAATATACTCAGGATGGGATATGAGATCTGCTTTGTTGTTTGACAGTTTTCTAAAGAAACAGGGGCCCGACAAACAAATCATGCCAGATGTAATATATAAGATTTTCatgggatcaggatatgatccagatcagaaagCTCTTATGTTGTGGGCTCTATACCCTAAGGAGAAAATGCCATTACTTGTCGATATTGATGAGGCCTTTGGATATTTAATGGTTCAACAAGTTGGGAAAACTAACCCTAGGGTCACTGCCAAATTGAATTTGGGTGTGGCAAAACCAAATCAAGATCAAGTTGAATTCTTAGTCAGGGAGAATTGGACTTGTAAAGGTTTGTATGAAAAGGCCAGTAAGGAAGTGCAATAG